In a single window of the Bos javanicus breed banteng chromosome 16, ARS-OSU_banteng_1.0, whole genome shotgun sequence genome:
- the SPEN gene encoding msx2-interacting protein isoform X1 — translation MVRETRHLWVGNLPENVREEKIIEHFKRYGRVESVKILPKRGSEGGVAAFVDFVDIKSAQKAHNSVNKMGDRDLRTDYNEPGTIPSAARGLDDTVSIASRSREVSGFRGGGGGPAYGPSPSLHAREGRYDRRLDGASDNRERAYEHSAYGHHERGTGGFDRTRHYDQDYYRDPRERTLQHGLYYTSRSRSPNRFDAHDPRYEPRAREQFTLPSVVHRDTYRDDITREVRGRRPERNYQHSRSRSPHSSQSRNQSPQRLASQASRPTRSPSGSGSRSRSSSSDSISSSSSTSSDSTDSSSSSSDDSPARSVQSAAVPAPTSQLLSSLDKDEPRKSFGIKVQNLPVRSTDTSLKDGLFHEFKKFGKVTSVQIHGASEERYGLVFFRQQEDQEKALTASKGKLFFGMQIEVTAWIGPETESENEFRPLDERIDEFHPKATRTLFIGNLEKTTTYHDLRNIFQRFGEIVDIDIKKVNGVPQYAFLQYCDIASVCKAIKKMDGEYLGNNRLKLGFGKSMPTNCVWLDGLSSNVSDQYLTRHFCRYGPVVKVVFDRLKGMALVLYNEIEYAQAAVKETKGRKIGGNKIKVDFANRESQLAFYHCMEKSGQDIRDFYEMLLERREERRGSYDYSQDRTYYENVRTPGTYPEDSRRDYPARGREFYSEWETYQGDYYESRYYDDPREYRDYRNDLYEQDIREYSYRQRERERERERFESDRDRDHERRPIERSQSPVHLRRPQSPGTSPSQSERLPSDSERRVYSRSSDRSGSCSSLSPPRYDKLDKPRLERYTKNEKTDKERAFDPERVERERRLIRKEKVEKDKTDKQKRKGKVHSPSSQSSETDQENEREQSPEKLRSSNKLSREKADKEGLAKNRLELMPCVVLTRVKEKEGKVIDHAPLEKLKTKLDNDAVKSSALDQKLQTSQTEPAKSELSKLESVRMKVPKERGLSSHIEVVDKEGRPKPRKHLKPEQSADGVSAGDLEKLEARKRRFADSNLKVERQKSDLKKSSPEMEDARVLLKKQPDMSSRDVILLREGESEKKPVRKEILKRESKKLKLDRLNAVPSPKDCQELTSISVGTGSRPNSDLQARLREPVGESVENQEIQSKKPTASKPQLKQLELLDDQGPEREDNRKNYCSLRDEPLECKSGQEKPHSVNTEEKIGIDIDHTQSYRKQMEQSRRKQQMEMEIAKSEKFGSPKKDVDEYERRSLVHEVGKPPQDVTDDSPPSKKKRMDHVDFDICTKRERNYRSSRQISEDSERTGGSPSVRLGSFHDDDDPIGSPRVMSIRGSPKLDDKGLPYSHITVREESLKFNPYDSSRREQMADMAKIKLSVLNPEDELNRWDSQMKHDASRFDVSFPNSIIKRDSLRKRSVRDLEPGEVPSDSDDDGEHKSHSPRASALFESSRLSFLLRDREDKLRERDERLSSSLERNKFYSFALDKTITPDTKALLERAKSLSSSREENWSFLDWDSRFANFRNNKDKEKVDSAPRPIPSWYMKKKKIRTDSEGKMDDKKDDHKEEEQERQELFASRFLHSSIFEQDSKRLQHLERKDEESDFISGRLYGRQTSDGLNNTTDLIQEPVVLFHSKFMELTRMQQKEKEKDQKPKEAEKQEDTEDHPKTPESASENKEPELKTPSSVGPPSVTAIAPESAAASLEKTAGEKTGEGPPVPEEKTIEPASVPEEAKSTSTDLAPVTVEQPEQGDLPPGVDTRKDTAEPPSTVERGSSVDQLPYLDAKPPTPGASFSQVEISVDPEPNSTQTLPKPTQKPEEADEPQVEKPDLAGNVEPNTSQKTEDVPEVPPPATEVVEVDPPVAAKDKKPNKSKRSKTPIQAAAASVEKPVTRKSERIDREKLKRSNSPRGEAQKLLELKMEAEKITRTASKNSATDPEHPEPSLPLGRTRRRNVRSVYATMGDHDNRSPVKEPVEQPRVTRKRLERELQEAAAVPTTPRRGRPPKTRRRADEDDETEAKEAETVKPAEGWRSPRSQKVAAGGQQGKRGRNEPKVDPERPEATTEGSPQVNVRENNTKSKADKEAAASEQKRDKKEISTDRNPPETPPVEVVEKKAAPEKNSKSKRGRSRNSRSAVDKSANVKNAEATISPSVAAGPSELPVEEEAGVVAVSPEKSKSPQKEGSVSSQLNSEPAEPDKEPEKEDVSASKQSPEANQLARQMELEQAVENIEKLTETSTPAAFKAAAPDATEGLSTEDRDKPAHQASETELAAAIGSIINDISGEPENFPAPPPYPAESQTDPPPPEEGMEPETNEAVSGILETEAAAESSRPPGSAPDPSAGPADNKEARGDSSETSHPVPGAKGSKEEVTLVRKDKGRQKTTRSRRKRNTNKKIGGTTETHVPEPDQVQSKSPASSDGTTVQPPEAPQEEKQNDKPQSTAPESCASDPSKTPSREDLPQESSMDEETPTKAPALPDPTPLSQPAPVHDEPQARFKVHSIIESDPVTPPSDSSMPTPPIPSVTIAKLPLPVAAGGIPHQSPPAKVTEWITRQEEPQAQSTPSPALPPDTKASDIDTSSSTLRKILMDPKYVSATGVTSTSVTAAIAEPVSAAPCLHEALPHPAESKKPVLEEKTATPVTNTSDTQASEVPVAADKEKVTPVIAPKITSVISRMPVSIDLENSQKITLAKPAPQTLTGLVSALTGLVNVSLVPVNALAGPVNALKGPVKGSVATLKGLVNTPAGPVNVLKGPVNVLTGPVNVLTTPVNAATSVVNAATGTVNASPGTVNAAAGAVTVTAGAVTAASGGVTATTTGAVTVAGAVIAPSAKCKQRSSSSDNSRFHPGSMSVIDDRPADTGSGAGLRVNTSEGVVLLSYSGQKTEGPQRISAKISQIPPASAMDIEFQQSVSKSQVKPDSVTSSQPPAKGPQTPSGYANVATHSTLVLTAQTYNASPVISSVKADRPSLEKPEPIHLSVSTPVTQGGTVKVLTQGINTPPVLVHNQLVLTPSIVTTNKKLADPVTLKIETKVLQPANLGSTLTPHHPPALPSKLSAEVNHVTSGPSTPTDRTVSHLAASKPDAHSPRPSGPAPSPFPRACHPSSTTSTALSTNATVMLAAGIPVPQFISSIHPEQSVIMPPHSITQTVSLSHLSQGEVRMNTPTLPSITYSIRPETLHSPRAPLQPQQIEVRAPQRAGTPQPAAAGVPTLASQHPPEEEVHYHLPVARAAAPVQSEVLVMQSEYRLHPYTVPRDVRIMVHPHVTAVSEQPRAADGVGKVPAASKAPQQPGKEAAKTADAKAAPAPHGEARIVTVTPGSQLQGLPLTPPVVVTHGVQIVHSSGELFQEYRYGDVRSYHGPAQLTHTQFPATASIGLPSRTKVPTQGPPEGEPLQPAQPTQPLQPVQPAQPAQPAQPSQLSQPPSSKMPPVSQEAKGTQTGVEQPRLPNVSANRPAEPHTQVQRAQAETSQTSYPSPVCVSLKPDLPTPLPAQAAPKQPLFVPTSSGPSTPPGLALPHTEAPLTPKQDSSPHLTSQRPVDMVQLLKKYPIVWQGLLALKNDTAAVQLHFVSGNNVLAHRSLPLSEGGPPLRIAQRMRLEASQLEGVARRMTVETDYCLLLALPCGRDQEDVVSQTESLKAAFITYLQAKQAAGIINVPNPGSNQPAYVLQIFPPCEFSESHLSRLAPDLLASISNISPHLMIVIASV, via the exons CACTGATTCCAGCAGTAGTTCAAGTGATGACTCTCCAGCCCGATCGGTTCAATCTGCAGCAGTCCCAGCACCCACTTCCCAGTTGCTTTCGTCTCTGGACAAAGATGAGCCCCGTAAAAGTTTTGGGATCAAGGTTCAGAATCTTCCAGTGCGCTCTACAG ATACAAGCCTTAAAGATGGCCTTTTCCATGAATTTAAGAAATTTGGAAAGGTGACTTCAGTGCAGATACATGGAGCTTCAGAAGAGAgatatggtctggtattctttcGGCAGCAAGAGGACCAAGAAAAAGCGTTGACTGCATCAAAAGGAAAACTTTTCTTTGGCATGCAGATTGAAGTAACAGCATGGATAGGGCCGG AAacggaaagtgaaaatgaatttcGCCCCTTGGATGAAAGGATAGATGAATTTCACCCCAAAGCAACAAGAACCCTTTTTATTGGTAACCTTGAAAAAACCACTACTTACCATGATCTTCGCAACATCTTCCAGCGCTTTGGAGAAATTGtg GATATTGATATTAAGAAAGTAAACGGAGTCCCTCAGTATGCGTTCTTGCAATACTGTGACATTGCCAGCGTTTGTAAGGCTATTAAGAAGATGGATGGGGAATACCTTGGAAATAATCGTCTCAAG CTGGGTTTTGGAAAGAGCATGCCTACAAACTGTGTGTGGTTAGACGGGCTTTCTTCAAATGTGTCAGATCAATATTTAACACGACATTTTTGCCGATATGGGCCTGTGGTAAAG gTGGTGTTTGATCGCTTAAAAGGCATGGCCCTGGTTCTTTACAATGAAATTGAATATGCACAAGCAGCTGTAAAAGAGACCAAGGGGAGGAAAATCGgtggaaataaaataaag gtggatTTTGCAAATCGAGAAAGTCAGCTGGCATTTTATCACTGTATGGAAAAATCTGGTCAAGATATTAGAGACTTTTATGAAATGTTATTGGAAAGAAG AGAAGAACGAAGGGGATCTTATGACTATAGCCAAGATCGTACATATTATGAGAATGTCCGTACTCCAGGCACATATCCTGAGGATTCCAGACGGGACTATCCAGCTCGAGGGAGAGAATTTTATTCAGAATGGGAAACTTATCAAGGAGACTACTATGAATCACGATATTATGATGATCCCCGGGAATATAGGGATTATAGAAATGATCTTTATGAACAAGATATTCGGGAATACAGTTACAGACAAAGGGAACGAGAAAGAGAACGTGAAAGATTTGAATCTGACCGGGACAGAGACCACGAGAGGAGACCAATTGAACGCAGTCAGAGTCCAGTGCACTTGCGACGCCCTCAGAGCCCTGGAACATCTCCCTCACAGTCCGAGAGACTGCCGAGTGATTCCGAGAGGAGGGTTTACAGCCGCTCCTCAGACCGGAGTGGAAGCTGCAGCTCACTTTCCCCTCCAAGATACGATAAACTTGACAAACCTCGTTTGGAACGCTATacaaaaaatgagaagacagataAAGAACGAGCTTTCGATCCTGAGAGAGTGGAAAGAGAGAGACGTTTAATAAGGAAGGAAAAGGTGGAGAAGGACAAAACTGACAAGCAGAAACGAAAAGGAAAAGTTCATTCCCCAAGTTCTCAGTCTTCGGAAACAGaccaagaaaatgagagagagcaAAGCCCCGAAAAGTTGAGGAGTTCTAATAAACTGAGCAGAGAGAAAGCTGACAAAGAAGGATTGGCCAAAAACCGCTTAGAACTCATGCCCTGTGTGGTTTTGACTCgagtgaaagaaaaagaggggaagGTTATTGACCACGCCCCTTTGGAAAAGCTGAAAACCAAGCTTGATAATGACGCTGTCAAGTCTTCTGCCTTAGATCAGAAACTTCAGACCTCTCAGACAGAGCCTGCAAAATCTGAATTGTCTAAACTGGAATCTGTTAGGATGAAAGTGCCAAAGGAAAGGGGGCTTTCAAGCCACATAGAAGTGGTAGATAAGGAAGGCCGGCCTAAACCCAGGAAGCACTTAAAACCAGAGCAGAGTGCTGACGGGGTGAGTGCTGGGGACCTGGAGAAGCTGGAGGCAAGGAAAAGGCGTTTTGCAGATTCCAATTTGAAAGTAGAAAGGCAGAAATCAGACCTCAAGAAAAGTAGTCCAGAGATGGAAGATGCTCGGGTGCTTTTAAAGAAACAGCCTGATATGTCATCTAGAGATGTCATTCTGCTGAGGGAAGGAGAGTCTGAAAAAAAGCCTGTGAGGaaagaaattcttaaaagagaatcTAAAAAACTTAAACTGGACAGACTTAATGCTGTTCCCAGCCCCAAAGACTGTCAGGAGCTTACCAGTATTTCTGTTGGGACTGGCTCAAGGCCCAACTCAGATCTGCAAGCAAGGCTGAGAGAACCAGTAGGTGAATCTGTGGAAAATCAAGAAATCCAGTCAAAAAAACCCACTGCCTCAAAACCACAACTCAAACAGCTGGAGCTATTAGATGATCAAGGACCAGAGAGAGAAGATAATAGGAAAAACTATTGCAGTCTTCGTGATGAACCACTTGAATGTAAATCGGGCCAAGAGAAACCACATTCAGtaaatactgaagaaaaaattGGCATTGATATTGATCACACACAGAGTTACCGAAAACAAATGGAGCAGAGTCGTAGAAAACAGCAGATGGAGATGGAAATAGCCAAGTCTGAGAAATTCGGCAGTCCTAAAAAAGATGTGGATGAATACGAAAGACGTAGTCTTGTTCACGAGGTAGGCAAACCCCCTCAGGATGTCACCGATGACTCTCCTcccagcaaaaagaaaagaatggaccATGTTGATTTTGACATCTGCACCAAGAGAGAAAGGAACTACAGAAGTTCACGCCAGATCAGTGAAGATTCTGAAAGGACTGGTGGTTCTCCCAGTGTTCGGCTTGGTTCCTTCCATGATGATGATGACCCTATTGGTTCTCCTAGGGTAATGTCCATAAGAGGGTCTCCTAAATTAGATGACAAAGGTCTCCCCTATTCTCATATAACAGTCAGAGAAGAGTCCTTAAAATTTAATCCTTATGATTCAAGCAGGAGAGAACAGATGGCAGACATGGCTAAAATCAAACTATCTGTCTTGAATCCTGAAGATGAACTAAATCGGTGGGATTCTCAAATGAAACACGATGCCAGCAGATTTGATGTGAGTTTCCCCAACAGCATAATTAAGAGAGACAGCCTTCGAAAGAGGTCTGTCCGTGACTTGGAACCTGGTGAGGTGCCTTCTGATTCTGATGATGATGGTGAACACAAatctcactcacctagagcctctGCATTATTTGAAAGTTCTCGGTTGTCTTTTTTATTGAGGGACAGAGAAGACAAACTACGTGAGAGAGATGAAAGACTCTCCAGTTCTTTAGAAAGGAACAAATTTTATTCCTTTGCATTGGATAAGACAATCACACCGGACACTAAGGCTTTGCTTGAAAGAGCCAAATCCCTTTCTTCCTCTCGAGAAGAAAATTGGTCTTTTCTTGACTGGGACTCCCGATTTGCTAATTTTCGAAacaacaaagataaagaaaaggtaGACTCTGCTCCGAGACCTATTCCATCCTGGtacatgaaaaagaagaaaatccggACTGATTCAGAGGGAAAAATGGATGATAAGAAAGATGACCATAAAGAAGAGGAACAGGAAAGGCAAGAATTATTTGCTTCTCGTTTTTTACACAGCTCAATCTTTGAACAAGATTCCAAGCGACTGCAGCATCTAGAGAGGAAAGATGAAGAATCTGACTTCATTTCCGGCAGGTTGTATGGGAGGCAGACCTCTGATGGACTGAATAACACAACTGACTTGATTCAAGAGCCAGTAGTTCTTTTCCATAGCAAATTCATGGAACTCACACGAatgcaacagaaagaaaaagaaaaagaccagaaACCCAAAGAGGCTGAGAAACAGGAAGATACAGAGGATCATCCCAAGACCCCAGAATCTGCTTCTGAGAATAAAGAGCCGGAACTGAAAACTCCATCTTCAGTTGGGCCCCCTAGTGTCACTGCTATAGCTCCGGAGTCAGCAGCAGCATCGCTGGAGAAGACAGCTGGTGAAAAGACTGGAGAGGGGCCTCCGGTGCCAGAAGAAAAGACCATTGAGCCAGCCTCTGTCCCGGAAGAGGCAAAATCCACAAGTACAGATCTGGCTCCTGTCACTGTGGAGCAGCCTGAGCAAGGAGACTTGCCCCCAGGAGTGGACACCAGGAAAGACactgccgagcctccttccacTGTTGAAAGAGGCTCATCAGTCGATCAGCTGCCTTATCTGGATGCCAAGCCTCCAACTCCTGGGGCCTCGTTTTCCCAGGTAGAGATCAGTGTAGATCCTGAGCCTAACAGCACCCAGACACTTCCAAAACCAACTCAGAAGCCTGAAGAAGCCGATGAGCCTCAGGTGGAAAAGCCAGACTTGGCTGGTAACGTTGAACCTAACACAAGTCAAAAAACGGAAGATGTTCCTGAGGTTCCACCTCCAGCTACTGAAGTTGTAGAGGTTGATCCTCCAGTTGCTGCAAAAGataaaaagccaaacaaaagTAAACGTTCCAAGACCCCCATTCAGGCAGCTGCAGCAAGTGTGGAAAAGCCCGTCACCAGGAAGAGTGAGAGGATAGACCGGGAAAAGCTCAAGCGATCCAATTCTCCCCGGGGAGAAGCACAGAAGCTTTTAGAactgaagatggaggcagagaagaTTACAAGGACTGCTTCTAAAAACTCAGCCACGGACCCTGAACACCCCGAGCCAAGCTTGCCACTTGGCCGAACCAGGCGCCGGAATGTGAGGAGTGTTTACGCAACCATGGGCGACCATGACAACCGCTCTCCAGTCAAGGAGCCCGTGGAGCAGCCCCGAGTGACCAGGAAGAGACTGGAGCGGGAGCTGCAGGAGGCTGCGGCGGTTCCCACGACCCCTCGGAGGGGGAGGCCTCCAAAGACTCGCCGTCGGGCCGATGAAGATGACGAGACTGAGGCCAAAGAAGCTGAGACGGTCAAACCAGCTGAGGGCTGGAGATCCCCACGGTCCCAGAAAGTAGCTGCTGGTGGTCAGCAAGGGAAGAGGGGGAGAAATGAACCCAAAGTTGACCCTGAACGTCCTGAGGCGACCACTGAGGGGAGTCCTCAAGTGAACGTGagggaaaataatacaaaatccAAGGCTGATAAAGAAGCAGCAGCGAGTGAACAAAAACGTGACAAGAAAGAAATTAGCACGGACAGAAATCCACCCGAAACCCCCCCAGTTGAAGTAGTGGAGAAGAAAGCAGCCCCTGAGAAAAACTCCAAGTCAAAGAGAGGACGATCTCGAAACTCTAGGTCAGCAGTGGACAAATCTGCAAACGTGAAAAATGCGGAAGCCACCATAAGTCCCAGTGTGGCTGCAGGCCCTTCAGAACTGCCggtggaggaggaggctggggtcGTGGCTGTTTCCCCCGAGAAGAGCAAGAGTCCCCAGAAGGAGGGGAGTGTATCATCACAGTTGAACAGTGAGCCCGCTGAACCGGACAAGGAACCAGAGAAGGAGGATGTGTCTGCCTCCAAGCAGTCCCCAGAAGCAAATCAGTTAGCCCGGCAGATGGAGCTGGAGCAGGCCGTGGAGAACATCGAGAAGCTCACGGAAACCTCCACACCCGCAGCTTTCAAGGCGGCAGCTCCTGATGCCACAGAGGGCCTCTCTACAGAGGACAGGGACAAGCCCGCACACCAAGCCAGTGAAACAGAGCTGGCCGCGGCCATCGGGTCCATCATCAATGACATTTCTGGGGAGCCAGAAAACTTCCCTGCACCGCCACCTTACCCTGCAGAATCTCAGACAGATCCGCCACCTCCTGAGGAAGGCATGGAGCCTGAGACCAATGAGGCTGTGTCTGGCATCTTGGAGACAGAGGCTGCTGCTGAATCTTCTAGGCCACCAGGCAGTGCACCTGACCCCTCAGCAGGCCCAGCAGACAACAAGGAAGCCCGAGGAGACAGCAGCGAAACCTCCCACCCAGTGCCGGGAGCCAAGGGGTCAAAAGAAGAAGTGACTCTGGTTCGGAAAGATAAAGGGCGCCAGAAGACTACTCGATCACGCCGCAAACGAAATACAAACAAGAAAATAGGGGGCACTACAGAGACCCATGTCCCTGAACCTGACCAGGTTCAAAGCAAGAGCCCTGCTTCAAGTGATGGGACGACGGTACAACCCCCAGAAGCTCCACAGGAAGAAAAGCAGAATGACAAGCCCCAGTCCACTGCTCCCGAGTCATGTGCTTCTGACCCAAGCAAGACTCCATCCCGAGAGGATCTGCCCCAAGAAAGCAGCATGGACGAAGAGACTCCGACCAAAGCACCTGCGCTCCCAGACCCCACTCCTCTCTCGCAGCCTGCccctgtgcatgatgagcctcaaGCCAGATTCAAGGTGCACTCCATCATTGAAAGTGACCCAGTGACCCCGCCCAGTGACTCAAGCATGCCCACGCCCCCAATTCCCTCCGTAACGATAGCAAAGCTCCCACTCCCTGTCGCTGCTGGGGGGATCCCACACCAGAGTCCCCCTGCGAAGGTGACAGAGTGGATCACGAGACAGGAGGAGCCACAGGCGCAGTCCACCCCATCTCCGGCTCTGCCCCCAGACACCAAGGCCTCTGACATTGACACTAGCTCCAGTACACTGAGGAAGATCCTCATGGACCCCAAATATGTATCTGCTACGGGTGTCACTTCCACGAGTGTCACAGCTGCCATTGCAGAGCCTGTCAGCGCTGCTCCTTGCCTGCATGAGGCACTGCCCCATCCAGCTGAATCTAAAAAAcctgttttagaagaaaaaacagCAACTCCAGTAACTAACACCTCGGACACACAGGCCTCAGAGGTTCCAGTAGCTGCTGACAAAGAAAAGGTGACTCCAGTCATTGCTCCCAAAATTACTTCTGTCATTAGCCGGATGCCTGTCAGCATTGATTTGGAGAATTCGCAGAAGATAACTCTGGCGAAACCTGCTCCTCAGACCCTGACGGGCCTGGTGAGCGCCCTGACTGGCCTGGTGAATGTCTCCTTGGTCCCCGTGAATGCACTGGCTGGCCCTGTGAATGCCCTGAAAGGCCCTGTGAAGGGCTCAGTGGCCACACTGAAAGGCTTGGTGAACACTCCCGCTGGCCCCGTGAACGTCCTGAAGGGACCAGTCAACGTCCTGACGGGGCCCGTGAACGTTCTCACCACTCCAGTGAACGCCGCCACCAGTGTGGTGAACGCCGCCACGGGCACAGTGAACGCCTCTCCGGGCACAGTGAACGCCGCCGCGGGTGCAGTGACGGTCACGGCGGGTGCAGTGACCGCTGCCTCTGGGGGTGTGACAGCCACAACAACGGGTGCCGTGACGGTGGCAGGTGCAGTGATTGCACCGTCAGCAAAGTGCAAACAGAGATCCAGCAGCAGTGACAACAGTCGGTTCCACCCGGGGTCTATGTCTGTGATTGATGATCGCCCAGCAGACACGGGTTCTGGTGCTGGGCTGCGCGTGAACACTTCCGAAGGGGTTGTGCTTCTGAGCTATTCGGGGCAGAAGACTGAAGGGCCCCAGCGGATTAGCGCCAAGATTAGCCAGATCCCCCCAGCAAGTGCGATGGACATTGAATTTCAACAGTCGGTGTCCAAGTCTCAGGTCAAACCTGATTCTGTCACATCGTCTCAGCCTCCAGCCAAAGGCCCTCAGACTCCTTCAGGCTATGCAAACGTGGCCACCCATTCTACCCTGGTACTGACTGCACAGACATACAACGCATCTCCTGTGATTTCGTCTGTGAAGGCCGACCGTCCATCCTTGGAGAAGCCCGAGCCCATTCACTTGTCTGTGTCCACACCCGTCACCCAGGGTGGCACGGTGAAGGTCCTCACCCAGGGCATAAACACACCTCCGGTGCTGGTTCACAACCAGCTAGTCCTCACCCCAAGCATAGTCACCACTAACAAAAAGCTTGCTGACCCCGTCACCCTCAAAATAGAGACCAAGGTCCTTCAGCCGGCGAACCTGGGCTCCACTCTTACTCCCCACCACCCTCCGGCTCTGCCCAGCAAACTGTCAGCAGAAGTGAACCACGTCACGTCGGGGCCCAGCACCCCAACAGATCGAACGGTGTCCCATCTGGCAGCCAGCAAGCCAGATGCGCATTCCCCTCGACCCAGTGGGCCCGCTCCAAGCCCGTTCCCACGGGCATGCCACCCCAGCAGCACCACATCCACTGCACTGTCCACGAACGCCACGGTCATGCTGGCAGCAGGCATTCCTGTGCCCCAGTTCATCTCCAGCATCCACCCGGAGCAGTCTGTCATCATGCCACCACACAGCATCACCCAGACTGTGTCCCTCAGTCACCTGTCTCAGGGCGAGGTGAGGATGAACACGCCCACACTGCCCAGCATCACTTACAGCATCCGGCCCGAGACACTGCACTCTCCACGGGCCCCCCTGCAGCCGCAGCAGATAGAGGTCCGGGCCCCGCAGCGTGCCGGCACcccccagccggccgcagctggGGTGCCCACCCTGGCCTCCCAGCACCCTCCAGAGGAGGAGGTGCACTACCACCTGCCCGTGGCTCGAGCCGCAGCCCCCGTGCAGTCAGAGGTGCTGGTCATGCAGTCTGAGTACCGGCTGCACCCGTACACCGTGCCTCGGGATGTGAGGATCATGGTGCATCCTCATGTGACTGCCGTCAGCGAGCAGCCCCGGGCGGCAGACGGGGTCGGGAAGGTGCCCGCAGCCAGCAAGGCCCCTCAGCAGCCAGGGAAAGAAGCCGCTAAGACGGCAGATGCCAAAGCTGCCCCTGCCCCTCACGGGGAGGCCCGCATCGTCACAGTCACCCCTGGCAGCCAGCTCCAGGGGCTGCCTCTGACTCCACCAGTGGTGGTGACCCACGGTGTGCAGATCGTGCACTCGAGCGGGGAGCTCTTCCAGGAGTACCGGTACGGAGACGTCCGCAGCTACCATGGCCCGGCCCAGCTCACACACACGCAGTTCCCTGCCACGGCCTCCATCGGCCTGCCTTCCCGGACCAAGGTTCCCACCCAG GGGCCCCCTGAAGGCGAGCCCTTACAGCCTGCTCAGCCCACACAGCCCCTTCAGCCTGTGCAACCTGCACAGCCGGCCCAGCCTGCACAGCCCTCCCAGCTCAGCCAGCCTCCAAGCAGCAAGATGCCTCCGGTGTCCCAGGAAGCCAAGGGCACCCAGACAGGAGTCGAGCAGCCGCGCCTCCCTAATGTCTCTGCCAACAGGCCAGCTGAGCCTCACACCCAGGTCCAGAGGGCACAGGCAGAGACGAGCCAGACCTCCTATCCCTCCCCTGTGTGTGTCTCCTTGAAGCCTGACCTCCCGACTCCTCTTCCTGCTCAGGCTGCCCCAAAGCAGCCACTGTTTGTCCCCACCTCCTCAGGCCCCAGCACCCCTCCAGGACTGGCTCTGCCCCATACTGAAGCCCCACTCACCCCCAAACAAGATTCCTCTCCACACTTGACTTCCCAGAGGCCTGTGGATATGGTGCAGCTTCTGAAG AAGTACCCCATCGTGTGGCAGGGCCTCCTGGCTCTCAAGAACGACACAGCTGCTGTGCAGCTCCACTTCGTCTCTGGCAACAATGTCCTGGCCCATCGGTCCCTGCCCCTCTCTGAAGGAGGGCCCCCCCTGCGGATTGCCCAGAGGATGCGGCTGGAGGCCTCACAGCTGGAAGGGGTTGCCCGAAGGATGACG GTGGAGACAGATTACTGTCTGCTGCTGGCTCTGCCCTGTGGCCGAGACCAAGAGGACGTCGTGAGCCAAACAGAGTCGCTGAAGGCTGCCTTCATCACATATCTGCAGGCCAAGCAGGCGGCAGGGATCATTAATGTTCCCAACCCCGGCTCCAATCAG CCTGCCTACGTGCTGCAGATCTTCCCGCCCTGCGAGTTCTCTGAGAGTCACCTGTCCCGGCTGGCCCCTGACCTCCTGGCCAGCATCTCCAACATTTCTCCTCACCTCATGATTGTCATTGCCTCTGTGTGA